In the Haliaeetus albicilla chromosome 7, bHalAlb1.1, whole genome shotgun sequence genome, one interval contains:
- the LOC104317652 gene encoding LOW QUALITY PROTEIN: trace amine-associated receptor 5 (The sequence of the model RefSeq protein was modified relative to this genomic sequence to represent the inferred CDS: inserted 3 bases in 2 codons; deleted 4 bases in 3 codons), which yields MLVFLCYEANGSCYRTLHPFGVQLAIYLACALGTLITVLGKLLVIXVVSHFKALHKPTNCLLLSLALADLLLGLRVLXICWYFGDDFCRPHTFLDTLFCLTSLLHLCFISIDRHCAICDPLLYPTKFTIRVSCIYTGVGRAVSVAYIHIHTSVFLYTKATAEGLGRFLRDLPCVGSCQLLFNKIWGWLNFPVFFFPCLVMVVLSVKIFTVANKQARPINNMSMSIVSATRRRASKAARTLGVTVGVYLLCWLPFTIDTMVNSLLDFITTPVLFDLIWFAYFSSACNPLIYVFSYRWFRKAVKLVLTCGVFCSRTPTVDLYQG from the exons ATGCTTGTCTTCTTGTGCTACGAGGCGAACGGCTCCTGCTACAGGACCTTACACCCCTTTGGGGTCCAGCTGGCCATTTATCTGGCTTGTGCCTTGGGCACACTGATCAcggtgctggggaagctgctTGTCA ATGTCGTTTCCCATTTCAAAGCCCTGCACAAGCCCACCAactgcctgctcctctccctcGCCCTTGCTGACCTCCTCCTGGGGCTTAGAGTATT TATCTGCTGGTATTTTGGAGATGACTTCTGTAGGCCGCACACCTTTCTGGACACACTCTTCTGCTTGACCTCCTTACTTCACCTGTGTTTCATCTCCATTGATCGGCACTGTGCCATCTGTGACCCTTTGCTCTACCCCACCAAGTTCACCATAAGAGTGTCCTGCATTTACAccggggtggggagggcagtGTCTGTGgcttatatacatatacatacctCTGTCTTCCTCTACACTAAAGCAACTGCAGAAGGACTGGGCCGTTTTTTGCGAGACTTGCCTTGTGTTGGTAGCTGTCAGCTGCTGTTCAACAAGATCTGGGGGTGGTTGAACTTCCCAGTATTCTTCTTCCCTTGCCTCGTAATGGTAGTTCTGTCcgtaaaaatatttactgtggCTAACAAGCAAGCCAGGCCGATAAACAACATGAGTATGAGTATC GTCTCAGCTACACGTAGGAGAGCATCCAAAGCAGCAAGGACTCTGGGGGTAACTGTAGGAGTCTACCTCCTGTGCTGGTTGCCCTTTACTATTGACACCATGGTAAACAGTCTTCTGGATTTCATTACC ACCCCAGTTCTGTTTGACCTAATTTGGTTTGCTTACTTCAGTTCTGCCTGCAATCCCTTGATCTATGTGTTTTCCTACCGTTGGTTCAGG AAAGCTGTGAAACTAGTCTTAACTTGTGGGGTCTTTTGTTCCAGGACACCTACAGTAGACTTGTACCAGGGATGA